A single window of Pelecanus crispus isolate bPelCri1 chromosome 30 unlocalized genomic scaffold, bPelCri1.pri SUPER_30_unloc_1, whole genome shotgun sequence DNA harbors:
- the SAMD4B gene encoding LOW QUALITY PROTEIN: protein Smaug homolog 2 (The sequence of the model RefSeq protein was modified relative to this genomic sequence to represent the inferred CDS: deleted 2 bases in 2 codons), producing the protein MMFRDQVGIVAGWFKGWNECEQTVALLSLLKHVTRTQARFLQLCLEHSLADCADIHLLEAEANSAAAISQWPQEPAEAAVALLLAHLPLLQPGNAAAKAEYMKRLQKILAYAIESNRCVEESRQLLSYALIHPATTLDDRSSLALWLGHLEERLAGGPPARPPRPDASRRPPPPHEWPEHAAPELGPAWPETAPRENGHPPFHSPASGNGLGGAALPCQLHPSPLKRSLSLAPSAPQGGAPEWPGGGGGDEPPVPGAPRPPFGDHAPLSPQSSVASSGSEQTEEPAGGRNTFQEDGSGMKDVPSWLKSLRLHKYAALFSQMTYEEMMTLTEHHLESQNVTKGARHKIALSIQKLRERQSVLRALEKDILEGGNLWTALQELQQIMVTPIKAFRPPPGAPPANGTPDGAPPGAGDTFTPHPATDAEAPAAPVPDGDIPGQFTRVMGKVCTQLLVSRPDEENITSYLQLLEKCLSHEAFTETQKKRLLSWKQQVLKLLRAFPKKVPLDGQGYRPPKG; encoded by the exons ATGATGTTCCGGGATCAGGTGGGGATCGTGGCGGGGTGGTTCAAGGGTTGGAATGAATGCGAGCAGACGGTGGCCCTGCTCTCGCTGCTGAAGCACGTCACCCGCACCCAGGCCcgcttcctccagctctgcctcgAGCACTCGCTGGCCGACTGCGCCGACATCCACCTCCTCGAGGCCGAGGCCAACAGCGCCG CCGCCATCAGCCAGTGGCCGCAGGAGCCGGCGGAGGCGGCGGtagccctgctcctggcccaCCTCCCGCTCCTGCAGCCGGGCAACGCCGCCGCCAAAGCCGAATACATGAAACGGCTGCAGAAAATTTTGGCTTACGCCATCGAGAGCAACCGCTGCGTGGAGGAGAGCCGGCAGCTCCTCTCCTACGCCCTCATCCACCCCGCCACCACCTTGGACGATCGCAGCTCTTTGGCTCTTTGGTTGGGCCACTTAGAAGAACGTTTGGCCGGCGGCCCCCCGGCgcgacccccccgccccgacgcTTCTCgacggccgccgcctccccacGAGTGGCCAGAGCACGCGGCCCCCGAGCTGGGGCCGGCCTGGCCCGAAACGGCCCCCCGGGAGAACGGGCACCCGCCCTTCCACTCCCCCGCCAGCGGCAACGGCCTGGGGGGAGCGG ccctgccctgccagctgcaccccagcccGCTGAAGCGCTCCCTCTCGCTGGCACCCAGCGCTCCCCAAGGAGGGGCACCCGAatggccggggggcggcgggggggacgaGCCCCCcgtccccggtgccccccgccctcCTTTCGGGGACCACGCGCCCCTCTCGCCCCAGAGCAGCGTGGCTTCCTCGGGCAGCGAGCAGACCGAGGAGCCGGCCGGCGGGCGCAACACTTTCCAAGAAGACGGCAGCGGCATGAAAG acgTCCCCTCGTGGCTGAAGAGCCTGCGGCTGCACAAATACGCGGCGCTTTTTTCCCAAATGACCTACGAGGAGATGATGACGCTGACGGAGCATCACCTCGAATCGCAG AACGTCACCAAGGGCGCCCGGCACAAGATCGCCCTCAGCATCCAGAAGCTGCGGGAGCGGCAGAGCGTCCTCAGGGCGCTGGAGAAG gaCATCCTGGAGGGGGGCAACCTGTGGACGgcgctgcaggagctgcagcagatcATGGTGACCCCCATCAAAGCCTtccggcccccccccggc gctccccccgccaACGGCACCCCCGACGGGGCCCCCCCGGGCGCCGGGGACACCTTCACCCCCCACCCGGCCACCGACGCCgaagcccccgccgcccccgtcCCCGACGGTGACATCCCGGGGCAGTTCACCCGCGTCATGGGCAAAG tGTGCACCCAGCTGCTGGTGTCGCGG CCGGACGAGGAGAACATCACCAGTTACCTCCAGCTCCTCGAGAAGTGCCTGAGCCACGAG gCGTTCACGGAGACGCAGAAGAAGAGGCTCCTCTCCTGGAAGCAGCAGGTCCTGAAGCTGCTCCGCGCCTTCCCCAAGAAGGTGCCGCTCGACGGCCAGGGCTATCGGCCCCCCAAGGG